From the genome of Brassica oleracea var. oleracea cultivar TO1000 chromosome C4, BOL, whole genome shotgun sequence:
TGAGGTGTTGGTAGTTCTGGATTTGGAGGAGCGCTTGGTCTCTTCGTTCTTCGATTGTATCAAGGGCGTCGAGTAGTATCGCTCTGTTGAGTTCCGTGTTTTGTGGCATCCTCAATCGACGCAGACTTGTGACTTTAACTTCTGCTGGAGCCATTGCTTCGACCCCGTAAGCGAGAGAGAATGGCGTTTTGCCCGTGGAGTTGTTCAATGTGACCAATTCATCGGCCCAGTGTCCCTTCTTGAGATTGAGGCGTTTCTTGATTTCGTCGAGGATTGTCTTATTGGTGGCTTCAGCTTGACCGTTGCATTGCGGGTATCAGGGCGAAGCGGTGTTGAGGCGGATTGCCCATCGTTCGTAGAAACCGCAGAAGTTGTTCGAAATGAACTGAGAACCATTGTCGGTGACAATTTCGTACGGGAGACCATGCCGGCAGATGATGTTTTTCCAGACGAAATTTTGTACCTCCTTGTCGGTCACTTGGACAAATGCTTTAGCCTCCACCCACTTGGTGAAGTAGTCTGTCATGATCAGGATGTACTTTCTCTGTCTCGAACTCGTCATGGGTCCAACAATGTCGATCGCCCAACGCATGAATGGATATGGAGCCGTTGAAGATTGCAAGAGTTCGGTCGGACAGTATATGTAAGGGGCGTGTCGCTGGCACTTGTCGCACTTTCGGGCATACGCTTCGCAATCAGCGACCATGGTTGGCCAGTAAAACCCATGCTTTTTACTTTGAGGGATAATGCTCGACCGCCTGAGTGGTTTACGGCTGCTCCTTCGTGAGTTTCGGCCATGGCCAATGCTGCTTCCTCTGTGCTGAGGCACGTCAAGAGGACCTTAGCAGAAGTCCAGAGGTGCAACCTTCCCTCGATGGCGACGTAGTTTGCACACTTGGCCTTCAACCGACGTGCTTCCAACTTGTTTCTTGGAAGTTAACCGTTGGATAGGTACTGGAGGAATGGAGTTCGCCATTCAGTAGGCGTATCGTCAGGTCGATCGGTCGAGCCACTTATATCCATCGCATTCGTCGTGCGAAAGGGTGATGCTAGGTTTGTCGATGTGTTGAATCGGGATGGTCCGTTTGACCTGATCTCTTGGATTGCTCCCGAGCACTGCTAGAGCATCTGCACAGACATTTTCACCGCGAGGGATCCTTGTAAGTTGGAAAGACTCAGACTCGTTGGCGAGATCTTGCGCGACTTTGAGGTAAGCGTCCATTCGTTCGTTCTTCGCATCATAGTCGCCCCTGAACTGGTTGGCTACCAATTGACAGTCACAGTATGCTTGAATACATTTTGCTTGAACCGCTTGTGCTAGATGTAGACCAGCGATGAGAGATTCGTATTCAGCTTCGTTGTTGGATGCTTTGAAACCCAACCGAAAGGACTGTTGGAGCAGTTCACCGGTTGGAGATTGGAGATGGAAGCCAATCTCGGAGCCTCTACTAGACGATGATCCGTCGACATGCAAAATCCAGATACCATTCGGCAGCTGTAGATCATNNNNNNNNNNNNNNNNNNNNNNNNNNNNNNNNNNNNNNNNNNNNNNNNNNNNNNNNNNNNNNNNNNNNNNNNNNNNNNNNNNNNNNNNNNNNNNNNNNNNNNNNNNNNNNNNNNNNNNNNNNNNNTCGATTGCCCATTTTGAGAGTCTGCCCGAATGATTTGGCGTTTTGCATGATGGTTCGCAGTGGTAGATTGGTCAGGACAACGATCGAATGAGAGTGGAAGTACGGTCGGAGCTTTCTCGCCGAAGTCATAACGGCGAGTGCCATTTTTTTGAGCGTCGAGTACCGTGTTTCCGCGTCGGTCATGCTCTGGCTGGTGTAGAATATCGGGCGTTGCTCTCCTCGTTCTTCTTTGTCGAGCACGTTACTCACGACCGCATCAGATACCGCAATGTAAAGGTACAAAGTGTCACCTTTCTCAGGTTTTGCCAAAACGAGTGGCGTAGTAAGGTAGTGTTTGAGCTGTTCGAATGCTTCTTCACAACGCTCGTCCCAAATAAATTTCTTATTGCCCAGCAACAGGTCGTTGAAAGGGAGGCACTTATCGTTGATCGCGAGATAAACCAGTTGAGAGCGTCTATGCGTCCGGTCAACCGTTGCACCTCGCGAGGACTAGGGAGGTCCAGGATAGTGGATATCTGCTTTGGGTTTGCTTCGATCCCTCGTTGCGTGACTGTATAACCAAGGAATTCGCCTGGCGTAACGCCAAAAGTGCACTTCGTGGGGTTGAGTTTCATGTCGTATTTGTTCAAGACGAGGAAACAGTCTTTAAGATGGTCGATATGGTCGGCTGCCATTTTGGATTTGACCAACATATCATGGATGTATACTTCCATTGTTACTCCCAATCGCTCAGCGAACATTTTGTTGACAAGGCGTTGATAAGTCGCGCCTGCGTTCTTGAGACCGAACGGCATTACTTTGTAGCAATACGTCCCACGGTCAGTGATGAACGCCATTTTTCGTGATCGTCTGGGTGCATCAGTATCTGGTTGTAGCCTGAGAAAGCTTCCATAAACGTTAACAGCTTGTTTCCGGACGTTGATTCGACCAGTCGATCGACATGAGGGAGAGGAAAGCTGTTTTTTGGGCATGCTTTGTTGAGATCGGTAAAGTCGACGCAGACCTCCATTTGCCATTCTTTTTCTTGACTACGGCCGGGTTTGCCAACCATTCGGGATTCTTCACTTTGGTGTTTGATCCTGCGCCGAGCAATCGCTCGACCTCATCATTGACGACCTTCGATCGTTCAGGTCTGAGCTTTCGTCGCTTTTGACGAACAAATTTGAACGTGGGGTCGATGTTAAGCTCGTGAGTTGTGATGTTGGGGTCGATGCCCTTCATATCAGCAGTTGACCAAGCAAACGTTGAAGCATTGTCCTTAAGGAAAGAAACAATCTCGTCTTTCGTTTCGTCCGGTGTGGCGACCGTATTGACATGGCAAGATGCTCTTTGGTTTTCACCTCAGCGACGAGGAGATCACGGGCGGCGGCCTGGTCGCCACGAAGAGTGATGATCCGTTCGTTGTTTCCGGGGAATTTGATGCACTGGTGATAGGTAGAAGGGATAACCTTCATAGCGTGGATCCAAGGTGTGCCCAAGATTGCATTGTAAGGAGCTCATACGTCGATAACAGAGAATTTGACGGTTTTTGTAATGTCTTAGACGTAGACACGCAAACGGATCGTCCCAGTAACGGTCTCGGATGATAAGTTAAAGCCAAATAACGATCGTCTGGAGGGTTTCATTTTATCGAGGCTGACTCCCATCTTGACAAGTGTATCTTTAAAGATGAAGTCGACCGAACTGCATGTATCCACCAGAACTTTGGTCACCGTGCAGTCGCTAATGCTGATGTTGACGAGGAGCAAATCGTTGTGCGGCATATGGACGCCTACGGCGTCTTCGGCGTAGAAGGTGATTTGGGGCAGAGTATCGGGGGTGGTAGACCAGCATTTAGCTGTGATTGCCTTCCGACGGAATTCTTTCACAGACCTGACGGAATCATTGCAAGGAGGGCAGCCTCCCATGATCACGATCAAACGTTGTGGTTGCTCTTGATGTACCTTCCCCATTCGTGTCGTTCGCTCGGCTCTGAGAGAGTCAAGACACGTACGCAGATCTTGAGGCTTGCGTTGATACGGGACA
Proteins encoded in this window:
- the LOC106337789 gene encoding uncharacterized protein LOC106337789: MAFITDRGTYCYKVMPFGLKNAGATYQRLVNKMFAERLGVTMEVYIHDMLVKSKMAADHIDHLKDCFLVLNKYDMKLNPTKCTFGVTPGEFLGYTVTQRGIEANPKQISTILDLPSPREVQRLTGRIDALNWFISRSTISASLSTTCCWAIRNLFGTSVVKKHSNSSNTTLLRHSFWQNLRKLPNGIWILHVDGSSSSRGSEIGFHLQSPTGELLQQSFRLGFKASNNEAEYESLIAGLHLAQAVQAKCIQAYCDCQLVANQFRGDYDAKNERMDAYLKVAQDLANESESFQLTRIPRGENVCADALAVLGSNPRDQVKRTIPIQHIDKPSITLSHDECDGYKWLDRST